Proteins from a single region of Catenulispora acidiphila DSM 44928:
- a CDS encoding sterol desaturase family protein, with amino-acid sequence MTAVADNADNNRNASNRTVSNRTVSNRTAVTRTAFTRSGMTLREAASLFARHPNSRALAATTATAAATRLVLGKWSRRDAVAAAAILATEPFVEWMIHVHVLHRRPREKKDGAVADSLLASSHRAHHSDPRDPDLVFIPRPAVAPSIAVLALANLAGARALRPALTGFATAIASMTTYEWTHFLIHSAYRPQSSLYKTIRRTHQFHHFRNENYWFGIITPVSDKVLNTYPDKDDVAVSSTAKALDARDRIRS; translated from the coding sequence ATGACCGCTGTCGCCGACAACGCTGACAACAATCGCAACGCCTCGAACCGCACCGTCTCGAACCGCACCGTCTCGAACCGCACCGCCGTCACCCGCACCGCCTTCACCCGCTCCGGCATGACGCTGCGCGAAGCGGCGTCGCTGTTCGCCCGGCATCCAAACTCCCGCGCGCTGGCGGCCACCACCGCGACCGCCGCTGCCACGCGCCTCGTCCTCGGCAAGTGGAGCAGGCGCGATGCCGTGGCCGCCGCCGCGATCCTGGCGACGGAACCGTTCGTGGAGTGGATGATCCACGTCCATGTCCTGCACCGCCGTCCGCGCGAGAAGAAGGACGGTGCCGTCGCCGACAGCCTGCTGGCCAGCTCGCACCGCGCCCACCACAGCGACCCGCGCGACCCCGACCTCGTCTTCATCCCGCGCCCGGCGGTGGCGCCGTCGATCGCCGTGCTCGCGCTGGCCAACCTCGCCGGAGCCAGGGCTCTGCGACCGGCGCTCACCGGCTTCGCCACCGCGATCGCCTCGATGACCACCTATGAGTGGACGCACTTCCTCATCCACTCCGCCTACCGCCCGCAGTCCTCGCTCTACAAGACGATCCGCCGGACGCACCAGTTCCACCACTTCCGCAACGAGAACTACTGGTTCGGGATCATCACGCCGGTCTCCGACAAGGTGCTGAACACCTATCCCGACAAGGACGACGTCGCCGTGTCGAGTACGGCCAAGGCCTTGGACGCGCGCGACCGCATCAGATCATGA
- a CDS encoding FadR/GntR family transcriptional regulator, with the protein MNTFAPVVRSSVAAAVFEQILGRILDGSLDPGSALPSERALTLELGVTRQVVREALQRLDQLGLVEIRHGGGTRVLDYRDAAGLDLLPRLFRRADGSLDAEVVRSVMEMRQAVGADAAALCALRLADTAGLRRAVAEGAGRGHDLESVFWDLIVDGSQNICYRLSLNALRQAYAPAAALVADVLADEITAVRRYEDVIAAIEARDPERARAAAGELLGLGTAAITAFLEGR; encoded by the coding sequence GTGAACACGTTCGCGCCGGTCGTCCGTAGCAGTGTTGCTGCTGCTGTTTTTGAGCAGATTCTTGGTCGGATCTTGGATGGCAGTCTTGATCCTGGTTCGGCGTTGCCGTCTGAGCGGGCTTTGACCTTGGAGCTCGGGGTGACGCGGCAGGTGGTTCGGGAGGCGCTTCAGCGGCTGGATCAGCTGGGGTTGGTGGAGATTCGGCATGGTGGTGGGACGCGGGTGCTTGATTACCGTGATGCCGCTGGGTTGGATTTGCTGCCGCGGCTGTTTCGGCGGGCGGATGGTTCGCTTGACGCCGAGGTTGTGCGGTCGGTGATGGAGATGCGGCAGGCGGTCGGTGCTGACGCGGCGGCGTTGTGCGCGCTGCGTTTGGCGGATACCGCTGGGCTGCGTCGTGCTGTTGCCGAGGGTGCGGGACGTGGCCATGACTTGGAATCAGTGTTCTGGGATCTAATCGTCGACGGTTCGCAGAACATCTGCTACCGCCTGTCGCTCAATGCCCTGCGACAGGCTTACGCCCCGGCTGCCGCGCTGGTCGCCGATGTCCTCGCCGATGAGATCACCGCCGTGCGGCGCTATGAGGATGTGATCGCCGCGATCGAGGCTCGCGATCCGGAGCGTGCACGGGCTGCCGCCGGCGAGCTGCTCGGGTTGGGTACCGCCGCCATCACCGCATTTTTGGAGGGACGATGA
- a CDS encoding DUF4062 domain-containing protein: MKIFISSARKGLEKERDSLPGLITALGHTPVHFEDFSAQSTPSREACLAALDSADVCLLLLGPNYGHIFPETGQSATHDEWIHAQVKGIPRLVFRKAGVKLEPKQHEFAQTVEAYATGVFRTTFEDTPDLQIKIAQALRELGSKPSPLEFKRLTQPLAISWTSAENGANSPLSDRGALLETHVAPVDHSGYSAREMESLINSMQNRVRATHYIQNDVALSLSRSKDHAVVRIEDSDRPAWDKPKAGRLLEVRLYQTGQISIRATLPRDRIGSILDRKALTQQIAEMLRLTGALGIIEQGHVAVAVGVLPEMTTSVDTFDPNHPRSSAQFMRFGQSPDMVRIEPDESVNLTALGVGAGEVAGNLSQALFTQLTM; the protein is encoded by the coding sequence GTGAAGATCTTCATCAGCAGCGCACGAAAGGGTCTGGAGAAAGAGCGCGACTCGCTTCCCGGCTTGATCACTGCGCTGGGTCATACACCAGTACACTTCGAGGACTTCTCAGCCCAGTCCACGCCCAGTCGAGAGGCATGTCTGGCTGCCCTGGATTCGGCGGATGTTTGCCTGCTCCTGTTGGGCCCGAACTACGGCCACATTTTCCCGGAGACTGGACAGTCTGCCACCCATGACGAATGGATTCACGCCCAGGTCAAGGGGATTCCGCGGCTCGTTTTTCGCAAGGCCGGGGTGAAGCTCGAGCCCAAGCAGCACGAGTTCGCCCAAACCGTGGAGGCATACGCCACAGGCGTATTCCGGACTACCTTCGAGGACACCCCAGATCTCCAGATCAAGATTGCCCAAGCGCTGCGCGAGTTGGGCTCGAAGCCGTCCCCCCTTGAATTCAAGAGGTTGACTCAGCCGCTGGCAATAAGCTGGACTTCGGCGGAAAATGGAGCGAATTCCCCTCTTAGTGACCGCGGAGCTCTCCTCGAAACTCACGTCGCACCCGTGGATCACTCGGGATACTCTGCTCGCGAAATGGAGTCGTTGATCAATTCGATGCAGAACCGCGTTCGCGCGACCCACTACATCCAGAACGACGTCGCGCTTAGCCTCTCCCGGTCAAAGGATCATGCGGTCGTCAGAATTGAGGACAGTGATCGTCCGGCCTGGGACAAACCCAAGGCCGGAAGGCTTCTCGAAGTTCGGCTATACCAGACTGGTCAGATCTCAATCAGAGCCACGCTCCCAAGAGACCGGATAGGATCAATTCTGGATCGTAAGGCGCTAACCCAGCAGATCGCTGAAATGCTTCGACTTACGGGAGCCTTGGGCATCATCGAGCAGGGGCATGTAGCGGTAGCAGTTGGAGTGTTGCCAGAGATGACCACCAGCGTCGACACCTTTGATCCAAACCACCCGCGGTCCAGTGCCCAGTTCATGCGCTTCGGCCAGTCGCCTGACATGGTACGGATCGAGCCGGACGAATCGGTCAACCTCACAGCCTTGGGGGTCGGAGCAGGCGAAGTGGCTGGCAATCTCTCTCAAGCACTGTTTACTCAGCTCACGATGTAG
- a CDS encoding beta strand repeat-containing protein codes for MSGTLPPPGSPISKRRAVIGAAVAGALALGAAIVPIAAGTAAASSVFTAGDIVVYRVGDGSTSLSDKAAPVFLDEYSPAGSLVRSVALPTGDNGAAHEVTASGSATSEGELTLSADGRYLLVPGYHQAVGTSSVSSTDDVTLARVGADGGVDTSTVLKGFADGNNVRGATSTDGTGIWVSGAAGIGYATLGASTYTQLTGDNVRQVQVVGGRLYTTSNKSNVGVSTVGTGTPTTSGQSVANLPGSPESSGDPYNAVLLNLSGGSAADTMYVSDNSAGKIEKFSLANGSWKAEGSKSLSNVVDLTGSVVGGKAVLYATGSGSSGTSGTLSTLTDSAGVGASLSGSVTTLATAPSKQAFRGIALAPTAGGGTGPTSPSTAPTSTPASTPPSTPASTPSGSKTPTLAASLATLLGAVGNTNNPAATLTIGDAYYGASAVTLTAKSSSTSVVPSSGLVFSGTGPTRTLAVTPAKAGYATLTVTATAPDGNTATGTIAYAASIADASDPAADYYSGIGNASVMIDAGGGYFLIGDDETNVLYLYQQGVTTPIKTFDFTAILPDGTDAVDIEAGARVGNRIYWSGSMSNSGSAGNLEPATDTLFATDIAGSGASTNLTYVGAYTNLRADMVAWDKANGNTLGLAASAAEGQGSKDPAGFNIEGMEFAPSSTSTAYFAFRAPQESPSNRTKALIVPATNVDQLVTGAASKATFGNAIQMDLGGLGIRDIRKNADNQYVIVSGTADGSNNAAALYSWDGVATDAPAKDALTMPTSAASGAWEIIGNVPDPLVSGSPLSMAQDDGDVVWYNDGKTSKDGLTAQYMKFLRDTLTWR; via the coding sequence ATGAGCGGCACCCTTCCCCCACCCGGCTCTCCCATTTCCAAGCGGCGCGCCGTGATCGGCGCCGCGGTCGCCGGGGCGCTGGCCCTGGGCGCCGCCATCGTGCCGATCGCCGCCGGCACCGCCGCGGCGTCCTCGGTCTTCACGGCCGGGGACATCGTGGTCTACCGAGTCGGCGACGGCAGCACTTCGCTGAGCGACAAGGCCGCGCCGGTGTTCCTGGACGAGTACAGCCCTGCAGGATCGCTGGTGCGCTCCGTCGCGTTGCCGACCGGTGACAACGGCGCCGCGCACGAGGTGACCGCATCGGGCAGCGCCACCTCCGAAGGCGAGCTCACCCTGTCCGCGGACGGCCGCTACCTGCTGGTCCCCGGCTACCACCAGGCCGTCGGCACGAGCAGCGTGTCGAGCACCGACGACGTGACCCTCGCCCGAGTCGGCGCGGACGGCGGCGTGGACACCTCCACCGTGCTCAAGGGGTTCGCCGACGGCAACAACGTGCGCGGCGCCACCAGCACCGACGGCACCGGGATCTGGGTCTCCGGGGCCGCCGGCATCGGCTACGCCACCCTCGGCGCCAGTACGTACACCCAGCTGACCGGAGACAACGTGCGCCAGGTGCAGGTCGTCGGCGGGCGGCTGTATACGACCTCGAACAAGAGCAACGTCGGGGTCTCCACGGTGGGAACCGGTACGCCAACCACCTCCGGGCAGAGCGTGGCGAACCTGCCGGGCAGCCCGGAGAGCAGCGGCGACCCATACAACGCGGTTTTGCTGAACCTGTCCGGAGGCAGCGCAGCGGACACGATGTACGTCTCGGACAACAGCGCCGGGAAGATCGAGAAGTTCAGCCTGGCCAACGGGAGTTGGAAGGCTGAGGGCAGCAAGAGCCTGTCGAACGTCGTGGACCTGACCGGTTCGGTCGTCGGCGGCAAGGCCGTGCTTTACGCGACCGGCAGCGGGTCCTCGGGGACGAGCGGCACGCTGTCCACGCTCACCGACTCCGCCGGCGTGGGCGCGAGCCTATCCGGGTCGGTGACGACGCTGGCTACCGCACCGTCCAAGCAGGCGTTCCGGGGCATTGCCTTGGCGCCGACCGCCGGTGGCGGTACCGGTCCGACCAGCCCGTCCACGGCACCGACTTCGACGCCGGCGTCAACGCCGCCGTCAACACCGGCCTCGACGCCGAGCGGGAGCAAGACTCCGACCCTGGCGGCGTCACTGGCGACTCTGCTGGGCGCCGTGGGCAACACCAACAATCCGGCTGCCACACTCACCATCGGCGACGCCTACTACGGCGCGTCCGCGGTGACCTTGACCGCGAAGTCCTCCAGCACCAGCGTCGTTCCGTCCTCAGGGCTGGTGTTCTCCGGCACCGGCCCCACCCGAACGCTGGCCGTCACCCCGGCCAAGGCCGGCTACGCCACGCTGACGGTTACCGCCACAGCCCCCGACGGCAATACCGCGACCGGGACGATCGCCTACGCCGCGTCCATCGCCGACGCGTCCGACCCGGCAGCCGACTACTACTCCGGCATCGGCAACGCCTCGGTGATGATCGACGCAGGCGGCGGCTACTTCCTGATCGGCGACGACGAGACCAATGTGCTGTACCTGTACCAGCAAGGCGTGACGACTCCGATCAAGACCTTCGATTTCACCGCCATACTCCCCGACGGCACCGACGCGGTCGACATCGAGGCGGGAGCGCGGGTCGGCAACCGCATCTACTGGTCCGGGTCGATGAGTAACAGCGGCAGCGCCGGCAACCTCGAACCCGCGACCGACACCCTCTTCGCCACCGACATCGCCGGCTCAGGCGCCTCGACGAACCTGACTTACGTCGGCGCGTACACCAACTTGCGCGCCGACATGGTCGCGTGGGACAAGGCCAACGGCAACACTCTCGGGCTGGCTGCCTCCGCCGCCGAAGGTCAGGGCTCGAAGGACCCCGCAGGCTTCAACATCGAAGGCATGGAGTTCGCCCCGAGCTCTACCAGCACCGCGTACTTCGCCTTCCGTGCTCCGCAGGAAAGCCCTTCGAACCGCACCAAGGCCCTGATCGTTCCGGCCACCAACGTCGACCAACTGGTGACCGGCGCGGCAAGCAAGGCGACGTTCGGCAACGCCATCCAGATGGACCTCGGCGGCCTCGGAATCCGCGACATCCGCAAGAACGCGGACAACCAGTACGTCATCGTGTCCGGCACCGCCGACGGCTCCAACAACGCCGCCGCCCTCTACTCCTGGGACGGCGTCGCCACCGACGCGCCGGCCAAGGACGCGCTGACCATGCCGACCTCCGCCGCCTCGGGCGCCTGGGAGATCATCGGCAACGTACCCGACCCGCTGGTGTCCGGCAGCCCGCTGTCCATGGCACAGGACGACGGCGACGTGGTCTGGTACAACGACGGCAAGACCTCCAAGGACGGCTTGACCGCGCAATACATGAAGTTCTTGCGCGACACCCTCACTTGGCGGTAG
- a CDS encoding DUF6008 family protein has translation MPDMPGMNMSGGHSVPMLDTLGAVGLLVWAVVMWAAVAGLAFADRQGKSMRVYKVSMAVILIGVVGQIGHLTEHVAQAVYWIWHPEAPAWMTPWGTGMARGFGQIDKSRPTLGMEILHLVGNFIFLSGLAAVMVISRRARNTRTRWWGKMGVWMQGIHGLEHLSLTVSVWLGAKQAVGLSTWFGQLTPGPGATTYRVWWHFWANVMGSAIFAMALYHLRREQGQIRDSFDESPVTPPVPVDALT, from the coding sequence ATGCCTGATATGCCGGGGATGAACATGAGTGGCGGCCATTCAGTGCCGATGCTCGACACGTTGGGGGCTGTGGGCCTGCTGGTGTGGGCTGTGGTGATGTGGGCGGCGGTGGCCGGGTTGGCGTTCGCTGACCGTCAGGGCAAGAGTATGCGGGTCTACAAGGTCAGCATGGCGGTGATTCTGATCGGGGTTGTGGGTCAGATCGGGCATCTGACTGAGCATGTGGCGCAGGCGGTGTACTGGATTTGGCATCCGGAGGCGCCGGCGTGGATGACGCCGTGGGGTACGGGGATGGCGCGGGGCTTCGGGCAGATCGACAAGTCGCGTCCGACGTTGGGGATGGAGATTCTGCACCTGGTCGGCAACTTCATCTTCTTGTCCGGGTTGGCTGCGGTCATGGTCATCAGCCGGCGGGCCCGGAACACCCGGACCCGCTGGTGGGGCAAGATGGGCGTGTGGATGCAGGGGATCCACGGCCTGGAGCACTTGTCGCTGACGGTGTCGGTGTGGCTGGGCGCCAAGCAGGCGGTGGGGCTGTCCACCTGGTTCGGCCAGCTGACCCCCGGTCCGGGAGCCACCACCTATCGCGTGTGGTGGCACTTCTGGGCCAACGTCATGGGCTCGGCCATCTTCGCCATGGCCCTGTACCACCTGCGGAGAGAACAAGGTCAGATCCGCGACTCCTTCGACGAATCACCTGTCACGCCGCCGGTCCCGGTGGACGCGCTCACCTAA
- a CDS encoding putative Ig domain-containing protein, translated as MDNLRSATRWRSGTAARFAALVAASALVWGGVTSAASASSIASASTTVSHSASTSASTTTTTTTVTATKTGAAADYVHSCTAPTRPGQMSCLALRRTDVREHPASAGLAVSGYGPSDLLSAYNLPGGGSGQTVGIVDAQDDPNAESDLAAYRSNYGLPACTTANGCFKKVDENGGRNYPTPDTGWAGEISLDLDMVSAVCPACHIVLVEAASANMSDLGAGVNQAVAQGAKFVSNSYGGSEDSSDTSSDSAYFNHPGVAITASTGDSAYGAEYPATSQYVTAVGGTSLNRGGGTRGWSESVWFTNSTEGTGSGCSSYDPKPSWQHDTGCSRRMEADVSAVADPATGVAVYQTYGGNGWSVYGGTSASSPIIASTWALAGAPNPGDHAAQYPYSHTGSFNDVTSGRNGSCSPAYFCTAGAGYDGPTGWGTPNGTSGFSAGTAAETVSVTNPGNQSSAVGSKASLQISGSDSAGKSLTYSATGLPDGLSISSTGLITGSPTTAGTFSVTVTASSGTATGSTSFSWTVSPAGGETVSVRNPGNQSSTAGTPASLQISAADSADNPLTYSATGLPSGLAISSTGLISGTPSAAGTSSVTVTASSGTATGSTTFTWTVTGSGGGGCTGLTPWSASTSYVPGDVVAYNGDKYTSTWYSTGATPGAPASWAVWQDNGTC; from the coding sequence GTGGACAACCTTCGCTCGGCAACACGCTGGCGGTCCGGTACGGCCGCCCGGTTCGCGGCCCTGGTGGCCGCGTCCGCGTTGGTGTGGGGCGGCGTCACGAGCGCTGCTTCGGCCAGCTCGATCGCCTCCGCCTCCACCACCGTTTCGCACTCCGCGTCCACCTCAGCCTCGACCACGACCACGACCACGACCGTGACCGCGACCAAGACCGGCGCCGCTGCGGACTACGTCCACTCCTGCACCGCCCCGACGCGCCCCGGCCAGATGTCGTGTCTGGCGCTGCGCCGTACCGACGTCCGGGAGCATCCGGCATCGGCCGGCCTGGCCGTCTCCGGCTACGGTCCGTCCGACCTCCTGAGCGCCTACAACCTGCCGGGCGGCGGGTCGGGCCAGACCGTCGGCATCGTCGACGCGCAGGACGACCCGAACGCCGAGAGCGATCTGGCGGCGTACCGGTCCAACTACGGCCTGCCGGCGTGCACCACGGCCAACGGCTGCTTCAAGAAGGTCGACGAGAACGGCGGGCGGAACTACCCCACGCCGGACACCGGCTGGGCCGGGGAGATCTCCCTGGACCTGGACATGGTCTCGGCGGTCTGCCCGGCGTGCCACATCGTGCTGGTCGAGGCCGCCTCGGCGAACATGTCGGACCTCGGTGCCGGGGTGAACCAGGCGGTGGCTCAGGGTGCGAAGTTCGTGTCCAACAGCTATGGCGGTTCCGAGGACTCCTCGGACACCTCCTCGGACAGCGCCTACTTCAACCACCCGGGCGTGGCCATCACTGCCAGCACCGGTGACTCCGCCTACGGCGCGGAGTACCCGGCGACGTCGCAGTACGTGACGGCGGTCGGCGGCACCTCGCTGAACCGCGGCGGCGGCACGCGCGGCTGGAGCGAGTCGGTCTGGTTCACCAACTCCACGGAGGGCACCGGCTCAGGGTGCTCCTCCTACGACCCGAAGCCGTCCTGGCAGCACGACACCGGCTGCTCGCGGCGGATGGAGGCGGACGTCTCGGCGGTCGCCGACCCGGCCACCGGCGTCGCGGTCTACCAGACCTACGGCGGCAACGGCTGGTCGGTGTACGGCGGCACCTCGGCGTCGTCCCCGATCATCGCCTCGACGTGGGCCCTGGCCGGCGCGCCGAACCCGGGCGACCACGCGGCGCAGTACCCGTACAGCCACACCGGCAGCTTCAACGACGTGACCAGCGGCCGCAACGGCAGCTGCTCCCCGGCGTACTTCTGCACCGCCGGCGCCGGCTACGACGGCCCGACCGGCTGGGGCACGCCGAACGGCACCAGCGGCTTCAGCGCGGGCACGGCCGCCGAGACGGTGTCGGTCACGAACCCGGGGAACCAGAGTTCGGCGGTCGGTTCCAAGGCGTCCCTGCAGATCTCCGGCTCGGACTCGGCGGGCAAGTCGCTGACCTACTCCGCCACCGGTCTGCCGGACGGGCTGTCGATCAGCAGCACCGGTCTCATCACCGGGAGCCCGACCACCGCCGGGACCTTCTCGGTGACGGTGACGGCTTCTTCGGGCACCGCCACCGGATCGACCAGCTTCAGCTGGACGGTCAGCCCGGCAGGCGGCGAGACCGTGTCGGTGCGGAACCCGGGGAATCAGAGCTCGACGGCCGGAACCCCGGCGTCGTTGCAGATCTCCGCGGCAGACTCGGCGGACAATCCGCTGACCTACTCCGCCACCGGTCTGCCGAGCGGACTGGCGATCAGCAGCACCGGTCTGATCTCCGGGACTCCGAGCGCCGCCGGGACCTCCTCGGTGACGGTGACCGCGTCCTCGGGCACGGCCACCGGCTCCACCACCTTCACCTGGACAGTCACCGGTTCCGGAGGCGGCGGCTGCACCGGGCTCACGCCGTGGAGCGCGAGCACGTCGTACGTGCCGGGCGACGTGGTGGCGTACAACGGCGACAAGTACACCTCCACCTGGTACTCGACCGGAGCCACCCCGGGCGCGCCGGCCTCGTGGGCGGTGTGGCAGGACAACGGGACCTGCTGA
- a CDS encoding PKD domain-containing protein, whose amino-acid sequence MPILATLTLTAATVLPATASAAGADPSQSTATAPAATSTAASLTQAFAAGRHVDDTAIGGIRDGSLHTGAADGRTWAIAAFATAETAKPQEAVGLQDADTGVFVQTGSSWHLVSTGLYGCAVGLPAALKTAWGISASSVCTGSAPAEQAQARKALAADTQAATTPADTTPLGQKIADIALSQVGVQTDPPVPNFSTIDCDPYSTLVAGFSSDSDGCGFDSSFNVRNQNETWCADFAKWVWQQAGVTADMNTLNAGAVSFHTWAVHQGQNPQANSGTPEPGDAVLFYSPGRLPNGFADHVGLVSAVHPDGSIDMVNGDFSGGAAVNVQYDQNITDLAAFAASVEGPGEQWALVTPPTTAQQPNPAGTMDAATVAVDGATARFHASGSVPGGTITGYYWTFGDTRMTNETGADVTHVFSEPGTYTATVTITSSFGTTTTVRKNIQVLAASAAIATAPTDQIWYDPLPVVQYTFVRSQGGLAVDYWNGGQWIQWSVPGTPDATGNITALTFPDAANRWVNTAHAFYRTAGGGLAETTQTPTGWQTQALPGTAIAGGAVNATTTADGSVEVFFVNAHRQLSADVQSASGWTTHVLDPAPVAQPGSLVLADTTSGPVILGIGPGGLVTSSTDIGPAWITVPMAAFAAKGSSLAAATTASGTAEVFYTTPSGTLGTATQDGPRWKPSTLPGSPAAKTGKSATTYLLPSVLPAVVGDFPQPPGTLTDTSVSAPLGMEVFYLTASGAPGVTYNDGTGWQTKTLPGSADGIVGASAYQVDEEPSNLYLTTGSTITEETTGARSGDPSGSWSTAPALPTAPSTWANQIVLYAADAADATTARAAADAAGLPAQQVTTSFATAWADTLDGNYLVYAVGTPAVRALYSNVCNWANPSDLPGPGTPFSYGVDPVNSVAQLGAGNFVNAAGATATDTQAIATDLAYYALHGVLPPGVTSVPPQVGAPYACMGSPS is encoded by the coding sequence GTGCCCATACTCGCGACCCTCACACTCACCGCCGCGACGGTCCTGCCCGCCACGGCCTCCGCGGCCGGTGCGGACCCGTCGCAGAGCACAGCGACAGCGCCGGCCGCGACGTCCACCGCGGCGTCGCTGACCCAGGCCTTCGCGGCCGGGCGGCACGTCGACGACACCGCGATCGGCGGTATCCGTGACGGATCGCTGCACACCGGCGCCGCCGACGGCCGTACCTGGGCCATCGCCGCGTTCGCCACGGCCGAGACGGCCAAGCCGCAGGAGGCGGTCGGGCTGCAGGACGCCGACACCGGCGTCTTCGTCCAGACCGGGAGCAGCTGGCATCTCGTCAGCACGGGCCTGTACGGCTGCGCCGTCGGTCTGCCCGCCGCGCTGAAGACCGCGTGGGGCATCTCCGCCTCGAGCGTGTGCACGGGTTCGGCGCCCGCCGAGCAGGCTCAGGCGCGCAAGGCGTTGGCGGCCGACACGCAGGCGGCGACGACGCCGGCGGACACTACGCCGCTCGGCCAGAAGATCGCCGACATCGCGCTGAGCCAGGTCGGGGTCCAGACCGATCCGCCGGTGCCGAACTTCAGCACCATCGACTGCGACCCGTACAGCACCCTGGTCGCGGGCTTCTCCTCCGACAGCGACGGCTGCGGCTTCGACTCCAGCTTCAACGTCAGGAACCAGAACGAGACCTGGTGCGCCGACTTCGCGAAGTGGGTCTGGCAGCAGGCGGGCGTCACGGCGGACATGAACACGCTGAACGCCGGCGCGGTCTCCTTCCACACCTGGGCGGTGCACCAGGGGCAGAACCCGCAGGCGAACAGCGGGACGCCCGAGCCGGGCGACGCAGTGCTCTTCTACTCGCCGGGCCGGCTCCCCAACGGCTTCGCCGACCACGTCGGCCTCGTCTCCGCCGTCCACCCCGACGGCTCGATCGACATGGTCAACGGCGACTTCTCCGGCGGCGCGGCGGTGAACGTCCAGTACGACCAGAACATCACCGACCTGGCCGCCTTCGCCGCGAGCGTCGAGGGCCCGGGCGAGCAGTGGGCGCTGGTGACCCCGCCGACCACGGCGCAGCAGCCGAACCCGGCCGGCACGATGGACGCCGCCACGGTCGCCGTCGACGGCGCCACGGCGCGGTTCCACGCGTCCGGCTCGGTGCCCGGCGGCACGATCACCGGCTACTACTGGACCTTCGGCGACACCCGGATGACCAACGAGACCGGCGCCGACGTGACCCACGTCTTCAGCGAGCCGGGCACGTACACCGCCACCGTGACGATCACCTCCAGCTTCGGCACCACCACCACGGTGCGCAAGAACATCCAGGTCCTCGCGGCCTCCGCGGCGATCGCCACGGCGCCGACCGACCAGATCTGGTACGACCCGCTGCCGGTGGTGCAGTACACCTTCGTCCGTTCCCAGGGCGGCCTCGCAGTCGACTACTGGAACGGCGGGCAGTGGATCCAGTGGAGCGTCCCGGGCACCCCTGACGCCACCGGCAACATCACAGCCCTGACGTTCCCGGACGCGGCGAACCGGTGGGTGAACACCGCGCACGCCTTCTACCGCACCGCCGGCGGCGGGCTCGCCGAGACCACGCAGACCCCGACCGGTTGGCAGACGCAGGCCCTTCCCGGCACGGCGATCGCCGGCGGCGCGGTCAACGCGACGACGACGGCCGACGGCAGCGTCGAGGTCTTCTTCGTCAACGCGCACCGCCAGCTGTCCGCGGACGTGCAGTCGGCCTCCGGCTGGACCACTCACGTCCTCGACCCGGCACCGGTCGCGCAGCCCGGCTCGCTGGTGCTCGCCGACACGACGAGCGGCCCGGTGATCCTCGGGATCGGCCCGGGCGGCCTGGTCACCTCGAGCACCGACATCGGCCCGGCCTGGATCACGGTTCCCATGGCGGCGTTCGCGGCCAAGGGCAGCAGCCTCGCCGCGGCCACGACGGCCTCGGGCACCGCGGAGGTCTTCTACACCACGCCCTCCGGCACGCTCGGTACCGCGACCCAGGACGGACCGCGCTGGAAGCCGTCCACGCTGCCCGGTTCGCCGGCAGCGAAGACCGGCAAGTCCGCGACGACCTACCTGCTGCCCTCGGTGCTGCCGGCGGTCGTCGGCGACTTCCCGCAGCCGCCCGGCACGCTGACCGACACGAGCGTCAGCGCTCCCCTGGGCATGGAAGTGTTCTACCTGACCGCGTCCGGCGCGCCGGGGGTCACCTACAACGACGGCACCGGCTGGCAGACCAAGACCCTGCCGGGATCGGCTGACGGCATCGTGGGCGCGAGCGCCTACCAGGTCGACGAGGAGCCCTCGAACCTGTACCTGACCACCGGGAGCACCATCACCGAGGAGACGACCGGGGCACGCAGCGGCGATCCGTCCGGCTCCTGGAGCACGGCGCCGGCGCTGCCCACCGCCCCGTCGACCTGGGCGAACCAGATCGTCCTGTACGCGGCCGACGCCGCGGACGCGACGACCGCGCGCGCCGCCGCCGACGCCGCCGGGCTGCCCGCGCAGCAGGTGACCACCTCCTTCGCGACGGCCTGGGCCGACACCCTCGACGGCAACTACCTCGTCTACGCGGTCGGCACCCCGGCAGTCCGCGCGCTGTACAGCAACGTGTGCAACTGGGCGAACCCGTCCGACCTCCCGGGACCGGGCACCCCGTTCTCCTACGGCGTCGACCCGGTGAACTCGGTGGCGCAACTCGGCGCCGGCAACTTCGTCAACGCCGCCGGCGCCACCGCCACGGACACCCAGGCGATCGCGACGGACCTGGCGTACTACGCGCTGCACGGCGTGCTGCCGCCCGGCGTGACGTCGGTGCCGCCGCAGGTCGGTGCGCCCTATGCCTGTATGGGGAGCCCGAGCTAA